The following proteins are co-located in the Geoalkalibacter sp. genome:
- a CDS encoding copper resistance protein NlpE, translating to MKILWIALILLFFAWLGSGCVSPDTAPLSPVVDEHTSRLALDWSGTYAGVLPCADCAGIDTRLRLDADQTYVLETRYLGKADEVFVRRGVFVWQPDGNRIRLQGLEEDAALYQVGENQLFHLDRRGQRIRGNLADAYVLRKLDD from the coding sequence ATGAAAATCCTCTGGATTGCTCTCATCCTCCTGTTTTTCGCCTGGCTTGGCTCGGGGTGTGTTTCCCCTGACACCGCGCCCTTGTCTCCCGTTGTCGACGAGCATACCAGCCGTCTCGCCCTGGATTGGTCCGGCACCTATGCCGGTGTTTTGCCCTGCGCCGATTGCGCGGGCATCGACACCCGGCTGCGCCTTGATGCCGATCAGACCTATGTGCTGGAAACCCGCTACCTCGGCAAGGCGGACGAGGTTTTCGTGCGCCGCGGCGTCTTCGTCTGGCAGCCCGACGGCAACCGCATCCGCCTGCAGGGTTTGGAGGAGGACGCCGCGCTCTATCAGGTCGGCGAGAACCAGCTGTTTCACCTCGACCGCCGGGGGCAAAGAATCCGCGGGAATCTGGCCGATGCCTACGTCCTGCGCAAGCTTGACGACTGA